In Gammaproteobacteria bacterium, a single genomic region encodes these proteins:
- a CDS encoding NHLP family bacteriocin export ABC transporter peptidase/permease/ATPase subunit — protein MATETGPESPVKSRRVRTPTILQLEAVECGAATLAMVLGYYGRIVPLATLRGDCGVSRDGSKASNVVKAARRYGMDARGYSKQVEDLFALDLPAILFWNFNHFVVLEGFGKDKAYINDPAMGHRTVTMEEFERAFTGVVLTMKPGPDFEPGGKVPSVVRAITERLSGTTGALAYCVLAGLLLVIPGLTIPAFSQIFIDQIIVAGHTHWLQPLILAMIVGMGLQAVLRFLQLRYLRRLKINLSVRLSSSYMWHLLRLPSKFYAQRFAGEVANRSQINNKLADVMSGQLAQTAIDVVMVGFYALLMLYYDPLLTMIGVSFALINVAVLRWVSAHRVEANMRVLQEQGKAQGTAMAGLQGMETLKAGGLENGFFGTWSGYYTKGVNAGQDLEISNQTLSTVPVLLNTLTTTAILVIGGFRIIGGDLTIGMLVAFQLLMSNFLSPIANLLGLGSIMQELRGDLNRVDDVLQYPVPKPDVSPVTVDENGEPLVRLKGYVELRDVTFGYSPLDKPLIEHFNLRIDPGSRVALVGGSGSGKTTISKLISGEYEPWEGEVRLDDIPRQAVPEDVLVNSFATVDQDLNLFSGSVRDNLTLWDDTVPDADLIRACEDAAIDEAIRGLDGGYDGELLEGGGNLSGGQCQRLEIARSLVHNPSVLVLDEATSALDAETEAIVMERLRMRGCTAVIVAHRLSTVRDCDEIIVLQQGRVLERGTHESLWEADGEYAKLMRADQEPTVTEGGGEAVAKYA, from the coding sequence GTGGCGACTGAAACCGGTCCGGAAAGCCCGGTCAAATCGCGTCGGGTCAGGACCCCGACCATACTGCAACTCGAGGCCGTCGAATGCGGTGCGGCGACGCTTGCCATGGTCCTCGGCTATTACGGCCGAATCGTGCCGCTCGCTACCCTGCGCGGCGATTGTGGCGTTTCCCGCGACGGTAGCAAGGCGTCCAACGTGGTGAAGGCCGCGAGACGCTACGGGATGGATGCCCGGGGTTACAGCAAACAGGTCGAGGACCTGTTCGCGCTCGATCTGCCAGCTATCCTGTTCTGGAATTTCAACCATTTCGTGGTCCTGGAGGGGTTCGGGAAAGACAAGGCGTACATCAACGACCCCGCCATGGGCCACCGCACAGTCACCATGGAGGAATTCGAGCGCGCGTTTACCGGCGTTGTCCTGACGATGAAACCCGGTCCGGACTTCGAGCCCGGAGGGAAAGTGCCGAGTGTCGTCCGGGCGATCACCGAGCGTCTGTCCGGCACGACCGGCGCGCTGGCCTACTGCGTGCTGGCGGGACTGCTTCTCGTGATCCCGGGGTTGACCATTCCCGCGTTCAGCCAGATCTTTATCGACCAGATCATTGTCGCCGGACATACGCACTGGTTACAGCCGCTGATTCTGGCCATGATCGTGGGAATGGGACTTCAGGCCGTCCTGAGGTTTCTCCAGCTGCGCTACCTGCGGCGCCTGAAGATCAATCTCTCTGTCCGGTTGTCGAGCAGTTATATGTGGCATTTGCTGCGACTACCCTCGAAATTCTACGCACAGCGATTCGCCGGTGAGGTCGCGAATCGAAGTCAGATCAACAACAAGCTCGCCGACGTGATGTCGGGACAGCTCGCGCAGACCGCCATCGATGTCGTCATGGTCGGTTTCTACGCCCTGCTGATGCTCTACTACGATCCCCTGCTCACGATGATTGGCGTGTCCTTTGCGCTGATCAACGTGGCGGTCCTTCGCTGGGTGTCTGCGCATCGGGTGGAGGCGAACATGCGGGTGCTCCAGGAACAGGGAAAGGCGCAGGGAACCGCGATGGCGGGGTTGCAGGGCATGGAGACCCTGAAGGCCGGCGGGCTCGAGAACGGCTTTTTCGGAACCTGGTCCGGGTACTACACCAAGGGTGTCAACGCCGGGCAGGACCTCGAAATCTCGAACCAGACCCTGAGTACTGTCCCTGTGCTTCTGAACACGCTGACGACCACGGCAATCCTCGTGATCGGCGGTTTTCGGATCATCGGCGGAGACCTCACCATCGGCATGCTGGTGGCGTTTCAGTTGCTGATGTCAAATTTCCTTTCCCCCATCGCCAACCTGCTGGGTCTCGGCAGCATCATGCAGGAATTGCGCGGAGATCTGAACCGGGTAGACGATGTCCTGCAGTACCCCGTACCGAAGCCCGATGTCTCTCCGGTCACCGTGGATGAAAACGGCGAACCCTTGGTTCGTCTGAAGGGTTACGTGGAACTGCGCGATGTCACCTTCGGCTACAGTCCCCTGGACAAACCGCTGATCGAGCATTTCAACCTGCGCATAGATCCCGGGTCACGTGTGGCGCTGGTGGGCGGCAGCGGATCGGGAAAGACAACCATCTCCAAGCTGATCAGCGGCGAGTACGAGCCCTGGGAGGGCGAGGTACGCCTGGATGACATTCCGCGCCAGGCGGTCCCCGAGGATGTGCTCGTGAATTCCTTCGCCACGGTTGATCAGGACCTGAACCTGTTCAGCGGCAGCGTTCGCGACAACCTGACGCTCTGGGACGACACCGTCCCGGACGCAGACCTGATCCGGGCATGCGAGGACGCCGCCATCGACGAGGCCATCCGCGGCCTGGACGGTGGTTACGACGGCGAACTGCTCGAAGGCGGGGGAAACCTGAGTGGCGGCCAGTGTCAGCGACTGGAGATCGCCCGCTCACTGGTCCACAACCCCTCGGTCCTGGTACTCGACGAGGCCACGAGCGCGCTGGATGCAGAGACCGAAGCCATTGTCATGGAACGGCTCAGGATGCGTGGGTGCACGGCGGTCATCGTCGCACACCGGTTGAGCACCGTTCGCGACTGCGACGAGATCATCGTCCTGCAACAGGGGCGGGTTCTGGAGCGCGGCACCCACGAATCGCTCTGGGAGGCCGACGGGGAGTACGCGAAGTTGATGAGGGCTGACCAGGAACCGACCGTGACCGAGGGTGGTGGCGAAGCGGTGGCCAAATATGCCTGA